The Thiomonas sp. FB-Cd genome includes a window with the following:
- a CDS encoding DUF2126 domain-containing protein gives MTIRVALHHQTRYRFDRPVKLAPHEVRLRPATHNRTPILSYSLTAKPARHFINWQQDAYGNFVARLTFPEPTRELEVTVDLVADMTVINPFDFFVEPWAEPFPFTYPQELRTELAPFMECDPVGPRQQAWLDAFRADLPTHITTTDLLVRANQAVQHAVSYLIRMEPGIQSCEATLSNASGSCRDSAWLLVQILRNLGLAARFVSGYLIQLTADVKPLDGPAGPGADFTDLHAWCEAYVPGAGWIGLDATSGLFAGEGHIPLAASAQPSSAAPIIGKTDPCESRLDFTMTVQRVFEDPRVTLPYTEAQWQSIRTLGRRIDADLRAGDVRLTQGGEPTFVSALDMQGAQWNTAALGPDKERMAGALLRRLSTQFTSGALLHFGQGKWYPGEALPRWAMTAYWRTDGKPVWRDAQWLAGPAAAGAKALDPSAAAQFGKRLCEVLGLNGGYLMPAFEDALHAAQAESRLPENVQELIAASGDADSRAKLVARLAHGLNAVVGYVLPLKAEADGHWHSSRWPLRGERLTLVPGDSPLGYRLPLASLPWAPPEDFDLQLPPDPFAPRHALADFHAALGLARAPAPGRKNVILRKSRPAEIVHTALCLQVRSGTLHVFLPPIATLESWLALIAAIEHTTQALELPVCIEGYTPPRDERLQTFSVTPDPGVIEVNIHPSPDWDALEARTETLYAEARACHLATEKFMLDGRHAGTGGGNHITLGGATAADSPFLRRPDLLKSLIAYWQRHPALSYLFSGAFIGPTSQAPRVDEARDDALYELTIAFQQLDQKAPPGQTSAQPWLVDRLLRNHLVDLTGNTHRAEFCIDKLYSPDGPTGRLGLVELRAFEMPPHARMSLVQALLLRALVARFWRHPDSGQLVRWGTALHDRFMLPHFVDLDMRDICRDLRAAGYAFEDSWFSPFMEFRFPRCGTVTYDSVEIELRQAIEPWHVLGEEMAEGSTARYVDSSVERLQVRVRGMTGSRHAVLCNRRWLPLHPTGVPGEFVAGVRFKAWAPHSALHPGIGAQGPLVFDLVDRWNERAVGGCTYHVSHPGGRSYDTFPVNANEAEARRRARFWEHGHTPGPIVCKAEPLNPDFPLTLDLRFDNP, from the coding sequence ATGACCATCCGCGTTGCGCTTCACCACCAAACCCGCTACAGGTTTGACCGCCCGGTGAAACTTGCTCCACACGAGGTGCGATTGCGTCCTGCTACACACAATCGCACGCCGATCCTCAGCTACTCCCTGACGGCCAAACCGGCCCGGCATTTCATCAACTGGCAGCAGGATGCCTACGGCAATTTCGTCGCCCGTCTGACTTTTCCCGAGCCTACGCGCGAACTTGAAGTGACGGTGGATCTGGTGGCCGACATGACGGTCATCAATCCCTTCGATTTTTTCGTCGAACCGTGGGCCGAGCCATTTCCCTTCACCTATCCGCAGGAATTGCGCACCGAGCTCGCGCCATTTATGGAGTGCGACCCCGTGGGGCCGCGACAGCAGGCGTGGCTGGATGCATTTCGGGCGGACTTACCCACGCACATCACAACCACCGATCTCCTGGTTCGCGCCAACCAAGCCGTGCAGCACGCGGTGTCCTACCTCATTCGCATGGAGCCCGGGATTCAAAGCTGCGAAGCCACACTGAGTAACGCTTCGGGCTCATGCCGCGACAGCGCCTGGCTGCTCGTGCAGATCCTGCGCAACCTGGGCCTTGCCGCACGTTTTGTCTCGGGCTATCTGATTCAGCTGACGGCCGACGTCAAGCCGCTGGATGGACCTGCCGGGCCTGGCGCCGACTTCACAGACTTGCACGCTTGGTGCGAGGCTTATGTGCCCGGAGCCGGCTGGATCGGACTGGACGCCACATCCGGCCTGTTCGCCGGAGAAGGTCATATCCCGTTGGCGGCAAGCGCCCAACCGTCCTCGGCTGCGCCCATTATTGGGAAGACCGACCCCTGCGAAAGTCGCCTCGACTTCACCATGACGGTGCAGCGGGTGTTCGAGGACCCCCGCGTCACCCTTCCCTATACCGAAGCCCAATGGCAATCGATCCGCACCCTGGGGCGCCGCATCGACGCGGATCTGCGCGCGGGCGACGTTCGACTGACGCAAGGCGGCGAACCCACTTTCGTTTCCGCGCTGGACATGCAGGGGGCACAATGGAACACCGCCGCACTCGGCCCCGACAAGGAGCGCATGGCCGGTGCCCTGCTGCGCCGCCTGTCAACGCAATTCACCAGCGGCGCGCTGTTGCACTTTGGCCAAGGCAAGTGGTACCCAGGCGAGGCGTTGCCGCGCTGGGCCATGACGGCGTACTGGCGCACCGACGGCAAGCCCGTGTGGCGGGACGCGCAATGGCTTGCGGGACCGGCCGCAGCCGGCGCCAAGGCGCTCGATCCCAGCGCTGCGGCACAGTTCGGCAAGCGCCTGTGTGAAGTGCTGGGGCTCAATGGCGGCTACCTGATGCCCGCTTTCGAGGACGCCTTGCACGCAGCTCAGGCTGAAAGCCGCCTTCCCGAAAACGTCCAGGAACTGATCGCCGCAAGCGGCGATGCCGACTCCCGCGCCAAGCTCGTCGCCCGGTTGGCGCATGGCCTGAATGCGGTTGTGGGCTATGTGCTTCCACTCAAGGCAGAAGCGGACGGCCACTGGCATTCCAGCCGCTGGCCGCTACGCGGCGAACGCCTCACGCTGGTGCCAGGCGACTCACCACTGGGCTACCGTCTGCCGTTGGCGAGCTTGCCGTGGGCACCGCCTGAGGACTTTGACCTCCAACTTCCGCCCGACCCCTTTGCACCGCGCCATGCCCTTGCCGACTTTCACGCCGCGCTCGGCCTTGCGCGTGCTCCGGCGCCGGGGCGCAAGAACGTGATCCTGCGCAAATCCCGCCCCGCGGAGATTGTCCACACCGCGCTATGCCTGCAAGTGCGCTCGGGAACGTTGCACGTGTTCCTCCCACCGATCGCGACCCTGGAGTCATGGCTGGCGCTGATCGCCGCCATCGAGCACACAACCCAGGCCCTTGAGCTGCCTGTATGCATCGAGGGCTATACCCCACCGCGGGATGAACGCCTGCAGACCTTCTCCGTGACGCCCGATCCAGGCGTCATTGAGGTCAACATCCACCCCTCGCCGGACTGGGATGCGCTCGAGGCGCGGACCGAGACGTTGTACGCCGAGGCGCGCGCGTGCCACCTGGCCACGGAAAAGTTCATGCTCGATGGCCGTCATGCGGGCACTGGCGGTGGCAACCACATCACCCTCGGCGGGGCGACTGCGGCTGATAGCCCGTTTCTGCGCAGACCCGACCTGCTCAAGAGCCTGATCGCGTACTGGCAACGCCATCCAGCGCTTTCCTACTTGTTTTCCGGCGCATTTATCGGGCCCACCAGCCAGGCTCCAAGGGTGGATGAGGCGCGCGACGACGCGCTGTATGAGCTGACCATCGCCTTTCAACAACTCGACCAGAAAGCCCCGCCGGGGCAAACCAGCGCGCAACCCTGGCTTGTGGACCGGCTCCTGCGAAACCACCTGGTGGATCTCACGGGCAACACACACCGTGCCGAGTTCTGCATCGACAAGCTGTACTCGCCCGACGGTCCCACAGGGCGCCTCGGCCTGGTTGAGCTTCGCGCGTTCGAGATGCCACCGCACGCACGCATGAGCCTGGTCCAGGCGCTGCTGCTGCGCGCGCTCGTGGCGCGGTTCTGGCGCCATCCTGACAGCGGCCAGTTGGTGCGCTGGGGTACGGCGCTACACGACCGATTCATGCTTCCGCATTTCGTCGATCTGGACATGCGCGACATCTGCCGCGACTTGCGCGCCGCGGGCTACGCGTTTGAGGACAGCTGGTTTTCCCCCTTCATGGAGTTTCGCTTTCCGCGTTGCGGAACCGTGACATACGACAGCGTGGAAATCGAGTTGCGTCAGGCCATCGAGCCCTGGCACGTCCTGGGCGAGGAAATGGCCGAGGGCAGCACCGCGCGCTACGTGGACTCGTCGGTCGAGCGCCTGCAGGTACGCGTACGCGGCATGACGGGCTCGCGCCATGCCGTGCTATGCAACCGGCGCTGGCTACCGCTGCATCCCACGGGCGTCCCGGGCGAGTTCGTGGCCGGCGTACGCTTCAAGGCTTGGGCGCCCCACTCAGCCCTTCATCCCGGAATCGGCGCGCAAGGCCCCCTGGTTTTCGACCTGGTCGATCGATGGAACGAACGCGCCGTCGGGGGTTGCACCTACCATGTCAGCCACCCCGGAGGCCGCAGCTATGACACGTTTCCGGTAAATGCAAACGAGGCCGAGGCGCGGCGGCGCGCCCGCTTCTGGGAGCATGGCCACACGCCCGGTCCCATCGTCTGCAAGGCCGAGCCGCTCAACCCGGATTTCCCCCTCACACTGGACCTTCGCTTCGACAACCCGTGA
- a CDS encoding circularly permuted type 2 ATP-grasp protein, whose amino-acid sequence MQAYSECEGFGSESRPAWARLTTWMRETGMPALAAKQEEARLAFYREGITFAVYGEGGGTERAIPFDILPRIITAAEWVHLQRGLAQRVQALNLFLADIYGPQRIIKDKVIPAQGILDNSQYRAGMQGVKVPRGVYGAICGIDLVRTAEQEFFVLEDNLRVPSGVSYMLENRRILSWLAPDLFELHRVAPIGHYPELLDLTLRELAPSHTDDPTVVVLTPGPFNSAYFEHAFLAQSIGAELVEGQDLFVDEGFLYMKTIRGPQRVDVIYRRIDDDFLDPRAFRPDSMLGVPGLFDVIRAKHVTLANAVGTGVADDKSVYPHVPAMIRYYLSEDAILPNVPTFTLGDTKQCGHVLANLHELVVKEAQGAGGYGMLIGPKASKKEREAFAERIRAHPEKYIAQPTLALSTCPTLVDEGVAPRHVDLRPYVLQGTSIRMVPGGLTRVALAQGSLVVNSSQGGGTKDTWVLQE is encoded by the coding sequence ATGCAGGCCTATTCCGAGTGCGAGGGCTTTGGCAGCGAGAGCCGGCCAGCCTGGGCGCGTCTGACCACATGGATGCGCGAAACTGGCATGCCAGCGCTCGCGGCCAAGCAGGAAGAGGCACGGCTGGCGTTTTACCGCGAGGGCATCACCTTCGCCGTTTACGGCGAAGGTGGCGGTACCGAGCGCGCGATTCCCTTTGACATCCTGCCGCGCATCATCACGGCTGCCGAATGGGTCCATCTTCAGCGGGGCCTGGCGCAGCGGGTTCAAGCCCTGAACCTCTTCCTGGCCGACATCTATGGGCCGCAGCGCATCATCAAAGACAAGGTGATTCCGGCCCAGGGCATTCTGGACAACTCGCAATATCGCGCCGGAATGCAAGGGGTCAAGGTGCCGCGCGGCGTGTATGGCGCGATCTGCGGGATTGATCTGGTCCGTACCGCCGAGCAGGAGTTTTTCGTCTTGGAGGACAACCTGCGCGTGCCCTCCGGGGTGAGCTACATGCTCGAAAATCGCCGCATCCTCTCCTGGCTGGCTCCTGATCTGTTCGAGTTGCATCGTGTTGCGCCCATCGGCCATTACCCGGAGCTTCTCGACCTGACGTTGCGCGAACTGGCACCCAGTCACACGGACGACCCCACAGTGGTTGTGCTCACGCCGGGACCGTTCAACAGCGCATATTTCGAGCACGCCTTCCTGGCACAGAGCATTGGTGCCGAGCTGGTAGAGGGGCAGGATCTTTTCGTGGACGAGGGCTTTCTTTACATGAAGACGATTCGCGGCCCCCAGCGCGTGGACGTGATCTACCGGCGCATCGATGACGATTTCCTCGATCCCCGCGCTTTCCGCCCGGATTCCATGCTGGGCGTGCCCGGCCTGTTTGACGTGATCCGCGCAAAGCACGTCACCTTGGCCAACGCGGTTGGCACGGGCGTGGCCGACGATAAGTCCGTGTACCCCCATGTGCCAGCCATGATTCGCTACTACCTGAGCGAAGATGCCATCCTTCCCAATGTTCCGACCTTTACCCTGGGTGACACCAAGCAGTGCGGCCATGTACTGGCCAATCTGCATGAACTTGTCGTCAAGGAGGCTCAAGGCGCCGGCGGCTATGGCATGCTCATTGGTCCCAAGGCCAGCAAGAAGGAGCGCGAAGCGTTCGCCGAGCGGATCCGCGCCCACCCCGAAAAGTACATCGCCCAGCCAACCCTGGCGCTGTCGACCTGCCCGACGCTGGTGGACGAAGGCGTGGCGCCGCGTCACGTTGATCTGCGCCCCTACGTGCTGCAAGGCACGAGCATCCGCATGGTTCCCGGCGGACTGACACGCGTGGCTCTGGCGCAGGGATCCCTGGTGGTCAACAGCAGCCAGGGCGGTGGCACCAAGGATACCTGGGTGCTGCAGGAATGA
- a CDS encoding alpha-E domain-containing protein — protein sequence MLCRTASDLFWMGRAVERAESMARLLDLSRRLAALPGSRGAQAGHTVWALPLLATGSIPPGMAGEDMKPAEMLWRCVLDRENPSSVLACVQLARDAARNQRSVVPAEVVAPVQLMLSKMRSLKRQHLVNGGLGHVISEIMAFSDAFRGVTFATMLRSEPWHFLRLGTFLERADGSVRMWTTQADPEFSLVRDGPDSPHAAFHRVAMLESASALMPLRRLHGEPNRKGVTDMLLRRPDFPRSASYCLIEAQKALASLQVNPSEPTSRLVGKALAGVSYLEPKEDAESMFAFGAARQFDIYAAEAAVDERFFVAKTPLRRAA from the coding sequence ATGCTTTGCCGCACTGCCTCCGATTTATTCTGGATGGGACGCGCCGTGGAGCGCGCTGAATCCATGGCCCGGCTTCTGGACCTGTCCCGACGGCTGGCCGCGCTGCCGGGCTCGCGAGGCGCCCAGGCGGGACATACCGTGTGGGCGCTGCCATTGCTGGCCACGGGATCCATTCCCCCGGGCATGGCCGGCGAGGACATGAAGCCGGCCGAGATGCTGTGGCGCTGCGTCCTCGACCGCGAGAATCCGTCCTCGGTCCTGGCTTGCGTGCAACTTGCGCGAGACGCGGCGCGCAACCAGCGCTCGGTGGTGCCCGCCGAGGTAGTGGCGCCCGTGCAGCTCATGCTGAGCAAAATGCGCAGCCTCAAGCGCCAGCATCTGGTCAACGGCGGATTGGGGCACGTGATCAGCGAAATCATGGCATTCTCCGATGCCTTTCGGGGTGTCACGTTCGCCACCATGCTGCGCAGCGAGCCTTGGCATTTTTTGCGCCTGGGCACTTTCCTCGAGCGTGCCGACGGCTCGGTGCGCATGTGGACGACCCAGGCCGATCCTGAGTTTTCCCTTGTACGGGATGGCCCCGACAGCCCACATGCCGCGTTTCATCGCGTCGCGATGCTGGAATCGGCCTCTGCGCTCATGCCACTGAGGCGCCTGCACGGCGAGCCCAACCGCAAGGGTGTGACCGACATGCTGCTGCGTCGACCGGATTTCCCACGCTCTGCGTCCTACTGTCTGATTGAGGCGCAAAAGGCTCTCGCATCGCTTCAGGTCAACCCCTCCGAGCCCACCTCGCGTCTGGTTGGCAAGGCCCTTGCCGGCGTGTCGTACCTGGAGCCCAAGGAAGATGCCGAAAGCATGTTTGCATTCGGCGCTGCTCGCCAGTTCGACATTTACGCCGCCGAGGCAGCGGTCGACGAGCGCTTTTTCGTTGCGAAAACCCCGCTGCGCCGCGCAGCCTGA
- a CDS encoding peptidase — protein MTYCCAVKLNAGLVFASDSRTHAGVDNIGRFSKLHVLEQPGERVITMLSAGNLSVTQGAIEHLHRAVRQGDVLNWTNAASMADVAMLLGQAMRQVRERDEPYLAKSGIDASASFLLGGQIQGERPRLFLVYSEGNAIEATAETPFLQIGEIKYGKPILDRVIRPEIGLLDATKCVLVSFDSTMRSNVSVGLPIDLLLLPINHLRADMKFHIDEQDAYWRELSDRWAVGVRRVFAELPPPQWYPDTQQ, from the coding sequence ATGACTTATTGCTGCGCCGTCAAGCTCAATGCGGGCCTGGTCTTTGCCTCCGACAGTCGGACCCATGCGGGTGTCGACAATATCGGCCGCTTTAGCAAACTGCATGTGCTGGAGCAGCCCGGCGAACGCGTCATCACCATGCTGTCGGCCGGTAACCTGAGCGTCACCCAGGGAGCCATCGAACACCTGCACCGCGCGGTGCGCCAAGGCGATGTGCTGAACTGGACCAACGCTGCAAGCATGGCGGATGTGGCGATGCTCCTGGGCCAAGCCATGCGCCAAGTGCGCGAGCGTGACGAACCCTATCTGGCCAAGAGCGGCATTGACGCCAGCGCATCGTTTTTACTTGGCGGCCAAATCCAGGGCGAGCGCCCGCGCCTTTTTCTGGTGTACTCCGAAGGCAACGCGATTGAGGCAACCGCCGAGACCCCTTTCCTGCAGATTGGCGAGATCAAGTACGGCAAACCCATACTGGATCGCGTGATCCGCCCCGAGATTGGGCTCCTTGATGCGACCAAGTGCGTGCTGGTCAGCTTTGACTCGACCATGCGCAGCAACGTCAGCGTGGGCCTGCCGATCGATCTGCTGTTGCTGCCCATCAACCACTTGCGCGCTGACATGAAATTCCACATCGACGAGCAGGATGCCTACTGGCGAGAGCTCTCCGACCGCTGGGCGGTGGGTGTGCGGCGTGTTTTCGCCGAACTGCCGCCTCCCCAGTGGTATCCGGATACGCAACAGTGA
- the cynS gene encoding cyanase: MTRNDVTEAIIAAKIAKGLSWSDVAKAVGLSKEWVTAGCLGQMTFSAEQAGILGNLFDLPADAVQWLQVVPYKGSLPTSLPSDPLIYRFYELVSVYGTTFKELIHEEFGDGIMSAIDFTMNLTREPDPKGDRVHITMSGKFLPYKSY, from the coding sequence ATGACCCGCAATGACGTGACCGAAGCCATTATTGCCGCGAAAATCGCCAAGGGCCTGAGCTGGTCCGACGTGGCAAAGGCCGTAGGGCTGAGCAAGGAATGGGTAACCGCCGGCTGCCTCGGTCAAATGACCTTCAGTGCCGAGCAAGCCGGCATTCTGGGCAATCTGTTCGACTTGCCAGCCGATGCCGTGCAATGGCTGCAAGTGGTGCCGTACAAGGGCTCATTACCGACGAGCCTGCCCTCGGACCCGCTTATCTACCGCTTCTATGAGCTCGTCAGCGTGTATGGCACCACCTTCAAGGAACTCATCCATGAGGAATTTGGCGACGGCATCATGAGTGCAATCGACTTCACGATGAACCTGACTCGCGAGCCTGACCCCAAGGGCGACCGCGTGCACATCACCATGAGCGGCAAATTTCTCCCCTACAAGTCGTACTGA
- a CDS encoding sirohydrochlorin chelatase, giving the protein MIETTIPPHILLLAHGSRQPDWARPFEAVLSSLRRARPDLSVELAYLEFMQPTLRAALDTAGAGGCRRLDIVPLFLGAGGHLLRDIPQAVREVQTRHPKMHVRVAPAAGECPNVIEALAAYAQQCAGDG; this is encoded by the coding sequence ATGATCGAGACCACCATACCGCCACACATCCTGCTTCTTGCCCACGGCTCACGCCAACCGGATTGGGCGCGTCCCTTTGAGGCTGTGCTGTCTAGCCTGCGCCGCGCGCGCCCAGACCTGAGCGTGGAGCTGGCCTACCTTGAATTCATGCAACCCACGCTACGCGCGGCGCTGGACACGGCGGGGGCTGGCGGCTGCCGCCGCCTGGATATCGTCCCACTCTTCCTGGGTGCGGGCGGCCACCTGCTACGCGACATTCCGCAGGCGGTCCGGGAAGTGCAAACCCGCCACCCCAAAATGCACGTGCGCGTTGCTCCTGCGGCGGGCGAGTGCCCCAATGTCATCGAAGCGCTGGCCGCTTATGCACAGCAATGTGCCGGCGATGGGTAA
- the ureG gene encoding urease accessory protein UreG, whose amino-acid sequence MNPINSPSALHDIPNRSKQLPPLRVGIGGPVGSGKTTLLEMLCKAMRGNYDIVVVTNDIYTKEDQRLLTAAGALEPERIMGVETGGCPHTAIREDASINLEAVDRMLDRFPDADIVFIESGGDNLAATFSPELSDLTIYVIDVAGGEKIPRKGGPGITKSDLFVINKTDLAPYVGASLDVMRADTERMRTGPKGLRPYAMTNLKTLDGLDTVVRFIETKGLLHPA is encoded by the coding sequence ATGAACCCCATCAACTCCCCATCCGCTTTGCACGACATCCCCAACCGCAGCAAGCAGCTGCCACCGCTGCGCGTGGGCATCGGCGGCCCGGTAGGCTCGGGCAAGACAACCCTGCTCGAAATGCTGTGCAAAGCGATGCGCGGGAACTACGACATCGTGGTCGTGACCAACGACATCTACACCAAGGAGGACCAGCGGCTGCTCACCGCGGCAGGGGCTCTGGAGCCGGAGCGCATCATGGGGGTCGAAACGGGCGGCTGCCCGCACACGGCAATTCGCGAAGATGCGTCCATCAACCTCGAGGCGGTGGACCGTATGCTGGACCGGTTCCCGGACGCCGACATCGTGTTCATCGAGTCGGGTGGCGACAATCTCGCAGCCACCTTCAGCCCCGAGCTTTCGGATTTGACGATCTACGTCATCGATGTGGCTGGCGGTGAGAAGATCCCCCGCAAGGGTGGCCCCGGCATCACCAAGAGCGACCTGTTCGTGATCAACAAGACTGACCTCGCCCCTTACGTGGGAGCCAGCCTCGACGTCATGCGCGCTGACACCGAGCGCATGCGCACCGGGCCCAAAGGCCTGCGACCTTACGCCATGACGAACCTCAAAACCCTGGACGGACTCGACACGGTGGTGCGATTCATCGAAACCAAGGGTCTTCTGCACCCCGCCTGA
- a CDS encoding urease accessory protein UreF, with protein sequence MMWLASPALPVGGFSYSEGVEAAVDAGLVADEAQTLTWLRGQLQLTLARSELPAACAAHAAWQAADAAALQAIQTWVLSTRETSELRQQTLQMGRSMLEWLRNLQPAHPGLALAAQLLPAPAWPLAFALGALALGLDAEHSAHALAFSWLENQVQAAMRVVPLGQSSSQRLLAALVPDIPAAVAQARGLQNRMEDWQSFACMLAILSSRHETQYSRLFRS encoded by the coding sequence ATGATGTGGCTGGCGTCGCCCGCCTTACCGGTGGGCGGATTCAGCTATTCCGAAGGTGTGGAAGCGGCGGTAGACGCTGGGCTGGTTGCCGACGAGGCGCAAACCCTTACCTGGCTGCGCGGACAGTTGCAGCTCACCCTGGCCCGAAGCGAGCTGCCGGCGGCCTGCGCCGCGCACGCCGCGTGGCAGGCCGCCGATGCTGCCGCGTTGCAAGCGATCCAGACTTGGGTGCTCAGCACGCGCGAAACGTCCGAGCTGCGCCAGCAGACCCTGCAGATGGGTCGTTCAATGCTGGAGTGGCTGCGCAACCTGCAACCCGCGCACCCGGGACTGGCACTTGCCGCGCAACTGTTGCCTGCCCCGGCCTGGCCCTTGGCGTTCGCCCTCGGCGCCTTGGCGCTGGGGCTGGACGCCGAACACAGCGCGCATGCGCTGGCCTTCTCCTGGCTGGAGAACCAGGTGCAAGCCGCGATGCGTGTCGTCCCCCTCGGCCAGAGCAGCAGCCAACGGCTGCTTGCAGCGCTCGTCCCCGACATTCCCGCCGCCGTCGCTCAGGCGCGAGGCCTGCAGAATCGCATGGAGGACTGGCAGAGCTTCGCCTGCATGCTCGCCATCCTCAGCTCCCGTCACGAAACCCAGTACTCACGGCTGTTCCGATCATGA
- the ureE gene encoding urease accessory protein UreE, producing MLTVNKFIRQGRGLATALTRRASSLALDWDTRSKSRFDAHDSAGRHIAVFLPRGSVLRGGDVLVAEDGSLIRVEAAPQTVLQVSACAEHGTPTDLLRAAYHLGNRHVQLEVQADRLQFEPDPVLADMLRRMHLIVIEAQAAFEPEAGAYGDVQGHPHGHGHGKPHTHAGHGHEHGPER from the coding sequence ATGCTGACCGTCAATAAATTCATCCGACAAGGGCGCGGTCTGGCCACCGCGCTGACGAGACGTGCCAGCAGCCTTGCCCTGGACTGGGACACGCGCAGCAAAAGCCGCTTCGACGCGCACGACAGCGCGGGGCGCCACATTGCCGTGTTTCTGCCGCGAGGCAGCGTGCTGCGCGGCGGCGACGTGCTGGTGGCGGAGGATGGCTCGCTGATCCGCGTGGAGGCCGCACCGCAGACTGTGCTGCAGGTGAGCGCCTGCGCCGAGCACGGCACGCCGACGGATTTGCTGCGTGCCGCGTATCACCTGGGCAATCGCCATGTGCAACTCGAGGTTCAAGCCGATAGGCTGCAGTTCGAGCCCGACCCCGTGCTGGCCGACATGCTGCGGCGCATGCACCTGATCGTCATCGAGGCCCAAGCAGCGTTCGAGCCTGAAGCGGGCGCCTATGGCGACGTCCAAGGCCATCCGCATGGCCATGGGCACGGCAAGCCTCACACCCACGCCGGTCACGGCCACGAACATGGCCCTGAACGCTGA